From a single Papaver somniferum cultivar HN1 unplaced genomic scaffold, ASM357369v1 unplaced-scaffold_133, whole genome shotgun sequence genomic region:
- the LOC113333777 gene encoding uncharacterized protein LOC113333777 isoform X1: MNSTQKIRGADLETPFPGCMGRMVNLFDFGPGMTGNKLLIDKEHQNAPRGRPEVIKKTLDPIGDQIEEKQIGCELKRSPSNTKYNGTPMKTLIAQEMSRENGCKQNPPSVVAKLMGLDTLPERQPNSAAQRSQSNGYRRNAFSQPGTPNRYMQQDNDFLDRRRPSEIPPYQDHLEYKDVYEVWQNSPKSCYGEDKLPQGGRHKESQDEKKMALVREKFIEAKRLSMNEKHRQSNEFQEALEFLSSNKDLFLKLLQEPNSVFSNHLNELQSIPPPAQTKRITVLKPSRTMENNGYVGFERKSEKPAKKQNQVDEANGWSKKNPGWSSPFTNNNTDHSAPPTRIVVLKPSPGKAHDIKAVVSSLPLSPRLYQSNDFYEELENDEMQSSRKVAMEITLQMRGSVDSQQKEETVNSSVFSNGYVGDESSFNRSENEFIEEGNLSETEVVTPTSRYSWDYGNRFGSPYSSSSFSRASLSPESSVCREAKKRLSERWAVVASNRIGQEQRQVRRSSSTLGEMLALSDVNKSVRSGEVGSDGRQCVPTSKSCGGEQDLSYPLSSLAIFTGNIHGGEDSPKNLVRSRSLPVSSTVYGTTLVDEVSNPPVSKASISNEVSQSKNGKSSFKGKVSSLFFLRNKKTIKEKLNVSFGSGSDKEPQSAIAELPVVAKKSIPDIASDIIPPSVTNIGAEGFSVHSPRGSFCNNTSPASVIEPNQGIFSNEAVPCAFKPWFSGSRSENQDQPSPISVLERPFEDDVSSTMSYDNIKSDIQAGEYALLRSFKSNLISKSPPIGSLARSLSWDDSCSDVATTDPLNSCPPLSEAEEEQERFLFVQSLLSSTSLDWNGHSDNVFTRWHSPECPLDPSVLDKFFNQVEVKEQTYGAKCRNRKLRSNHKLLFDCVNTALMDIIGYGTETSLWTRMSSNSSKSLSIGESVIMEEVWSRVKEWFSNESKCFSRENGDNNGLVVETVVRKEVVGRGWVELMRLEVDGIGNDIEGEVLEELVDEALFDLTGRLC, encoded by the exons ATGAATAGTACTCAGAAAATAAGAGGAGCAGATCTTGAAACGCCTTTCCCTGGATGCATGGGTAGGATGGTTAATCTCTTTGATTTTGGGCCTGGCATGACGGGGAACAAGCTTCTCATTGATAAAGAACATCAAAATG CTCCTAGGGGTCGACCGGAAGTGATAAAGAAGACGTTGGATCCTATAGGAGATCAGATAGAGGAGAAGCAA ATAGGATGTGAGTTGAAAAGGTCTCCTTCAAATACAAAATATAATGGAACACCCATGAAGACGCTTATAGCACAAGAAATGTCTAGAGAAAATGGGTGTAAGCAGAATCCACCCAGTGTCGTTGCCAAGTTGATGGGGCTTGATACGCTCCCAGAGCGGCAGCCAAACTCAGCAGCACAAAGAAGTCAATCAAATGGTTATCGGCGAAATGCTTTTTCGCAACCAGGAACACCAAATAGATATATGCAGCAAGATAATGATTTCTTGGATAGGCGAAGGCCAAGTGAGATTCCCCCATACCAGGATCATTTAGAATACAAAGATGTATACGAAGTCTGGCAAAATTCTCCAAAATCTTGTTATGGTGAAGATAAATTGCCCCAGGGGGGTAGACATAAAGAAAGCCAAGATGAGAAAAAGATGGCCCTAGTGCGTGAGAAGTTCATTGAAGCAAAGCGCTTGTCTATGAACGAAAAACATCGACAGTCTAACGAGTTCCAAGAGGCATTGGAGTTCTTGAGTTCAAACAAAGATTTGTTCCTCAAGTTATTGCAAGAACCAAATTCTGTGTTCTCGAATCATCTAAATGAATTACAATCTATTCCCCCACCTGCTCAGACGAAACGCATCACGGTACTTAAACCATCTAGAACAATGGAAAATAACGGTTATGTAGGATTTGAAAGGAAGAGCGAGAAACCTGCAAAGAAACAAAATCAGGTAGATGAAGCAAATGGATGGAGTAAAAAAAATCCTGGGTGGAGTTCTCCTTTCACCAATAATAACACTGACCATTCTGCTCCACCAACCCGGATTGTGGTTTTAAAACCTAGCCCCGGTAAGGCTCATGATATCAAGGCTGTGGTTTCTTCACTTCCCTTATCACCAAGACTGTATCAGAGTAACGATTTTTATGAAGAACTTGAGAATGATGAGATGCAGTCCTCAAGGAAAGTGGCTATGGAAATCACACTACAGATGCGCGGAAGTGTAGATAGCCAACAGAAGGAAGAGACTGTAAATTCTTCTGTATTTTCCAATGGATATGTTGGAGATGAAAGCTCCTTCAATAGGTCAGAGAATGAATTCATAGAGGAGGGAAACCTCTCTGAAACAGAAGTTGTGACACCAACTTCAAGGTATTCATGGGATTATGGCAATAGATTTGGTAGTCCATACTCTTCGTCCTCCTTCAGTAGAGCATCCTTGTCTCCGGAATCTTCAGTTTGCAGGGAAGCAAAGAAGCGACTTTCAGAAAGGTGGGCGGTAGTTGCATCAAACAGAATAGGTCAAGAACAAAGGCAAGTTAGGAGAAGCTCCAGTACACTAGGTGAGATGCTTGCTCTGTCTGATGTGAATAAATCAGTAAGATCTGGTGAAGTTGGGTCTGATGGAAGACAGTGTGTCCCAACTAGCAAGTCCTGTGGTGGTGAACAGGACCTGAGTTACCCATTGTCATCTTTGGCGATCTTTACGGGCAACATTCATGGTGGGGAAGATTCTCCTAAGAATCTAGTAAGGTCGAGATCTCTCCCTGTAAGTTCTACGGTCTATGGTACCACGTTGGTGGATGAAGTTTCTAATCCTCCAGTTAGTAAAGCTAGTATTTCTAATGAAGTGTCACAGTCAAAGAATGGGAAATCATCGTTCAAGGGGAAAGTGTCGAGTTTGTTTTTCttgagaaacaaaaaaacaattaaGGAGAAATTGAATGTATCATTTGGCAGTGGTTCTGACAAAGAACCTCAATCTGCCATTGCTGAACTACCAGTTGTTGCAAAGAAGTCCATCCCTGATATTGCAAGTGACATTATTCCTCCATCTGTAACAAACATTGGTGCTGAAGGATTCTCAGTGCACAGTCCTAGAGGATCCTTTTGCAACAACACTTCACCAGCTTCTGTTATAGAACCAAATCAAGGCATCTTCTCCAATGAG GCTGTACCGTGTGCGTTTAAACCTTGGTTTTCTGGAAGTCGAAGTGAGAACCAGGACCAACCAAGTCCTATTTCAGTTTTGGAAAGACCATTCGAAGATGATGTTAGCTCGACGATGTCTTATGATAACATCAAATCAGACATCCAAG CAGGTGAATATGCACTTCTTCGCTCTTTTAAGTCTAATCTGATCTCTAAATCTCCACCAATTGGATCACTAGCTAGGTCATTGTCGTGGGATGATTCTTGTTCAGATGTAGCAACGACTGATCCCCTTAATTCCTGTCCACCCCTCTCTGAGGCAGAGGAAGAACAAGAAAGATTTTTATTTGTTCAGTCTTTACTGTCATCCACATCCCTAGATTGGAACGGTCACTCTGATAATGTCTTCACCAGATGGCATTCACCAGAGTGCCCATTGGACCCGTCCGTGTTGGACAAATTTTTCAATCAGGTAGAGGTCAAAGAGCAAACGTATGGGGCTAAATGCAGGAACAGGAAACTAAGATCAAATCACAAACTGTTATTCGACTGTGTAAACACAGCGCTAATGGATATCATTGGTTATGGAACAGAAACAAGTTTATGGACTAGAATGTCTAGTAATTCCAGTAAAAGCCTATCTATAGGTGAATCAGTGattatggaagaagtttggagcCGAGTGAAGGAATGGTTTTCAAACGAATCAAAATGTTTTTCAAGGGAAAATGGAGACAATAATGGTTTGGTGGTTGAAACGGTAGTGCGAAAAGAAGTCGTAGGAAGAGGGTGGGTTGAACTTATGCGGTTGGAAGTAGATGGTATTGGCAATGATATTGAAGGAGAAGTGCTGGAAGAGCTAGTTGATGAGGCTTTGTTTGACTTGACAGGTCGACTATGTTAG
- the LOC113333777 gene encoding uncharacterized protein LOC113333777 isoform X2 — MNSTQKIRGADLETPFPGCMGRMVNLFDFGPGMTGNKLLIDKEHQNAPRGRPEVIKKTLDPIGDQIEEKQIGCELKRSPSNTKYNGTPMKTLIAQEMSRENGCKQNPPSVVAKLMGLDTLPERQPNSAAQRSQSNGYRRNAFSQPGTPNRYMQQDNDFLDRRRPSEIPPYQDHLEYKDVYEVWQNSPKSCYGEDKLPQGGRHKESQDEKKMALVREKFIEAKRLSMNEKHRQSNEFQEALEFLSSNKDLFLKLLQEPNSVFSNHLNELQSIPPPAQTKRITVLKPSRTMENNGYVGFERKSEKPAKKQNQVDEANGWSKKNPGWSSPFTNNNTDHSAPPTRIVVLKPSPGKAHDIKAVVSSLPLSPRLYQSNDFYEELENDEMQSSRKVAMEITLQMRGSVDSQQKEETVNSSVFSNGYVGDESSFNRSENEFIEEGNLSETEVVTPTSRYSWDYGNRFGSPYSSSSFSRASLSPESSVCREAKKRLSERWAVVASNRIGQEQRQVRRSSSTLGEMLALSDVNKSVRSGEVGSDGRQCVPTSKSCGGEQDLSYPLSSLAIFTGNIHGGEDSPKNLVRSRSLPVSSTVYGTTLVDEVSNPPVSKASISNEVSQSKNGKSSFKGKVSSLFFLRNKKTIKEKLNVSFGSGSDKEPQSAIAELPVVAKKSIPDIASDIIPPSVTNIGAEGFSVHSPRGSFCNNTSPASVIEPNQGIFSNEAVPCAFKPWFSGSRSENQDQPSPISVLERPFEDDVSSTMSYDNIKSDIQGEYALLRSFKSNLISKSPPIGSLARSLSWDDSCSDVATTDPLNSCPPLSEAEEEQERFLFVQSLLSSTSLDWNGHSDNVFTRWHSPECPLDPSVLDKFFNQVEVKEQTYGAKCRNRKLRSNHKLLFDCVNTALMDIIGYGTETSLWTRMSSNSSKSLSIGESVIMEEVWSRVKEWFSNESKCFSRENGDNNGLVVETVVRKEVVGRGWVELMRLEVDGIGNDIEGEVLEELVDEALFDLTGRLC, encoded by the exons ATGAATAGTACTCAGAAAATAAGAGGAGCAGATCTTGAAACGCCTTTCCCTGGATGCATGGGTAGGATGGTTAATCTCTTTGATTTTGGGCCTGGCATGACGGGGAACAAGCTTCTCATTGATAAAGAACATCAAAATG CTCCTAGGGGTCGACCGGAAGTGATAAAGAAGACGTTGGATCCTATAGGAGATCAGATAGAGGAGAAGCAA ATAGGATGTGAGTTGAAAAGGTCTCCTTCAAATACAAAATATAATGGAACACCCATGAAGACGCTTATAGCACAAGAAATGTCTAGAGAAAATGGGTGTAAGCAGAATCCACCCAGTGTCGTTGCCAAGTTGATGGGGCTTGATACGCTCCCAGAGCGGCAGCCAAACTCAGCAGCACAAAGAAGTCAATCAAATGGTTATCGGCGAAATGCTTTTTCGCAACCAGGAACACCAAATAGATATATGCAGCAAGATAATGATTTCTTGGATAGGCGAAGGCCAAGTGAGATTCCCCCATACCAGGATCATTTAGAATACAAAGATGTATACGAAGTCTGGCAAAATTCTCCAAAATCTTGTTATGGTGAAGATAAATTGCCCCAGGGGGGTAGACATAAAGAAAGCCAAGATGAGAAAAAGATGGCCCTAGTGCGTGAGAAGTTCATTGAAGCAAAGCGCTTGTCTATGAACGAAAAACATCGACAGTCTAACGAGTTCCAAGAGGCATTGGAGTTCTTGAGTTCAAACAAAGATTTGTTCCTCAAGTTATTGCAAGAACCAAATTCTGTGTTCTCGAATCATCTAAATGAATTACAATCTATTCCCCCACCTGCTCAGACGAAACGCATCACGGTACTTAAACCATCTAGAACAATGGAAAATAACGGTTATGTAGGATTTGAAAGGAAGAGCGAGAAACCTGCAAAGAAACAAAATCAGGTAGATGAAGCAAATGGATGGAGTAAAAAAAATCCTGGGTGGAGTTCTCCTTTCACCAATAATAACACTGACCATTCTGCTCCACCAACCCGGATTGTGGTTTTAAAACCTAGCCCCGGTAAGGCTCATGATATCAAGGCTGTGGTTTCTTCACTTCCCTTATCACCAAGACTGTATCAGAGTAACGATTTTTATGAAGAACTTGAGAATGATGAGATGCAGTCCTCAAGGAAAGTGGCTATGGAAATCACACTACAGATGCGCGGAAGTGTAGATAGCCAACAGAAGGAAGAGACTGTAAATTCTTCTGTATTTTCCAATGGATATGTTGGAGATGAAAGCTCCTTCAATAGGTCAGAGAATGAATTCATAGAGGAGGGAAACCTCTCTGAAACAGAAGTTGTGACACCAACTTCAAGGTATTCATGGGATTATGGCAATAGATTTGGTAGTCCATACTCTTCGTCCTCCTTCAGTAGAGCATCCTTGTCTCCGGAATCTTCAGTTTGCAGGGAAGCAAAGAAGCGACTTTCAGAAAGGTGGGCGGTAGTTGCATCAAACAGAATAGGTCAAGAACAAAGGCAAGTTAGGAGAAGCTCCAGTACACTAGGTGAGATGCTTGCTCTGTCTGATGTGAATAAATCAGTAAGATCTGGTGAAGTTGGGTCTGATGGAAGACAGTGTGTCCCAACTAGCAAGTCCTGTGGTGGTGAACAGGACCTGAGTTACCCATTGTCATCTTTGGCGATCTTTACGGGCAACATTCATGGTGGGGAAGATTCTCCTAAGAATCTAGTAAGGTCGAGATCTCTCCCTGTAAGTTCTACGGTCTATGGTACCACGTTGGTGGATGAAGTTTCTAATCCTCCAGTTAGTAAAGCTAGTATTTCTAATGAAGTGTCACAGTCAAAGAATGGGAAATCATCGTTCAAGGGGAAAGTGTCGAGTTTGTTTTTCttgagaaacaaaaaaacaattaaGGAGAAATTGAATGTATCATTTGGCAGTGGTTCTGACAAAGAACCTCAATCTGCCATTGCTGAACTACCAGTTGTTGCAAAGAAGTCCATCCCTGATATTGCAAGTGACATTATTCCTCCATCTGTAACAAACATTGGTGCTGAAGGATTCTCAGTGCACAGTCCTAGAGGATCCTTTTGCAACAACACTTCACCAGCTTCTGTTATAGAACCAAATCAAGGCATCTTCTCCAATGAG GCTGTACCGTGTGCGTTTAAACCTTGGTTTTCTGGAAGTCGAAGTGAGAACCAGGACCAACCAAGTCCTATTTCAGTTTTGGAAAGACCATTCGAAGATGATGTTAGCTCGACGATGTCTTATGATAACATCAAATCAGACATCCAAG GTGAATATGCACTTCTTCGCTCTTTTAAGTCTAATCTGATCTCTAAATCTCCACCAATTGGATCACTAGCTAGGTCATTGTCGTGGGATGATTCTTGTTCAGATGTAGCAACGACTGATCCCCTTAATTCCTGTCCACCCCTCTCTGAGGCAGAGGAAGAACAAGAAAGATTTTTATTTGTTCAGTCTTTACTGTCATCCACATCCCTAGATTGGAACGGTCACTCTGATAATGTCTTCACCAGATGGCATTCACCAGAGTGCCCATTGGACCCGTCCGTGTTGGACAAATTTTTCAATCAGGTAGAGGTCAAAGAGCAAACGTATGGGGCTAAATGCAGGAACAGGAAACTAAGATCAAATCACAAACTGTTATTCGACTGTGTAAACACAGCGCTAATGGATATCATTGGTTATGGAACAGAAACAAGTTTATGGACTAGAATGTCTAGTAATTCCAGTAAAAGCCTATCTATAGGTGAATCAGTGattatggaagaagtttggagcCGAGTGAAGGAATGGTTTTCAAACGAATCAAAATGTTTTTCAAGGGAAAATGGAGACAATAATGGTTTGGTGGTTGAAACGGTAGTGCGAAAAGAAGTCGTAGGAAGAGGGTGGGTTGAACTTATGCGGTTGGAAGTAGATGGTATTGGCAATGATATTGAAGGAGAAGTGCTGGAAGAGCTAGTTGATGAGGCTTTGTTTGACTTGACAGGTCGACTATGTTAG